The genomic stretch TGGCTCCCGATTTCGTCCGGATCGCCGATTGAATTTTCAGGGTACCCCCTTAGAGAATTGACACCTCCAAGGGTGATTTTTTGGTCGGAGCTTATTCCGTTATCAATCGAAATGCCGTGTGGTATTGTGTAAACCGACCTTAAAAAGACGTAGTAACCCCATTGGGAAGGTTCTGAGAGCCTCACCCAGTCCCAGCTGAATCGATAGAAATAGTTGTCACCGCCAAGAGGTCTTCCTGCGGATTGAAACCGGAAATTCTGTTTTAAACCCCTCGTAGGTGAAAAAGGATTGTCTCTCGAATCGTATGTATAACCCATTATTATGCTGTTTGTAAATTTCGTGTATATGAACTGGTTTGGATTTTGAGAAGCATCTTCAAACGTGTCGAGCCAAGCTTTGTGAAAGACAAACCCGGCGTATAAAATCCCGAAAGCTGAAGTTCTCTTTCCTAAAAGAGGTGAAAACTCGATGTAATCCAAGCTTCTGTCCCCGAGGCCTTTTCTTTCTCCCTTCAAATCGCTTGAAAAGATGAGTGAAGTCCCCAAAAAGTAGGGTTCTGAATAGCTTATTTCAGCGTTTTCAGTGTAGATGCCCTGAAAATCAGTGTTGTAAGATGCTGTTACGGATATTCGTTGTGCGTTTCCGAAAAGGTTGTAATTTCCCCAGCGAACCCTAATTCCGGTTTTTTTGTCGCTTTTGTAGTTCAGAGAAACCAAAAAATAAGACATTTTCGTCTCTTCGACCATTATTATCACTTTAAGGCTGTCACTGTGTATTTTTGACGGAATAGATTTGACAGATACGTAAGAGAAAAGACCGGTGTAATACAGGTTGTTTCTTGAGCGAGTCAACAGTTCTGGTGTGTAGAGCTGACCTACTTCAAGGTCTGACTCCATTTCGATGATTTTGGTCCTTACACTCGAGTTTCCGAGGATTTCGATTTCGTCAATATACACTTTTGGACCGGTGTCTATGTATATCAAAACGTCGCAGAGTAGAGAATCTTGGGTGGCAGGAAGCAAAGTGTCTTCTATGCGAACGTTGTAATATCCTCTTCTGATGTAATCTGAGGCGGTTTTCAACAAAGCGAGGGAGAGGTTCACCTGGTTGAGGGGCTGGCCTGGAAGAATATCATGGTCTTTGAATGATGAAAGGTCTGCAAAACTGTCGAAACCATAGATACTTACGGAGTTTATGTAAGATCTTTCGCCTTCTTCGATTACGTATTTGAGAACGTATCCTTTCTGTGTCATCGAATCTGTCTGGTTTAGAA from candidate division WOR-3 bacterium encodes the following:
- a CDS encoding BamA/TamA family outer membrane protein; its protein translation is MSLAFVFSCGPRRDPYSSFVRIDGVELIGCEKVEEKDIIPYLYSGAGDLYSPFSSPKNAKSILSYYFQMGYFKAKILNQTDSMTQKGYVLKYVIEEGERSYINSVSIYGFDSFADLSSFKDHDILPGQPLNQVNLSLALLKTASDYIRRGYYNVRIEDTLLPATQDSLLCDVLIYIDTGPKVYIDEIEILGNSSVRTKIIEMESDLEVGQLYTPELLTRSRNNLYYTGLFSYVSVKSIPSKIHSDSLKVIIMVEETKMSYFLVSLNYKSDKKTGIRVRWGNYNLFGNAQRISVTASYNTDFQGIYTENAEISYSEPYFLGTSLIFSSDLKGERKGLGDRSLDYIEFSPLLGKRTSAFGILYAGFVFHKAWLDTFEDASQNPNQFIYTKFTNSIIMGYTYDSRDNPFSPTRGLKQNFRFQSAGRPLGGDNYFYRFSWDWVRLSEPSQWGYYVFLRSVYTIPHGISIDNGISSDQKITLGGVNSLRGYPENSIGDPDEIGSHSGNILLNAMIQAHYNIGDFSLEAFSDLGGLWDCPKDVSPYENVGISVGLGLIYNTPAGPLRIEFGLPLAGEQRNKGLIQFAFGNPF